From Streptomyces sp. TLI_053, a single genomic window includes:
- a CDS encoding DEAD/DEAH box helicase, translating into MKTTFRDLGILPETAEALESVGIVHPFPIQEMTLPVALTGHDVIGQAKTGTGKTLGFGLPLIERVVVRADVDAGRATEEQLTESPQALIVVPTRELCTQVTNDLQTAGKVRDVRVLAVYGGRAYEPQVEALRKGVDIVVGTPGRLLDLAGQKKLDLSKVRSLVLDEADEMLDLGFLPDVEKIITMLPAKRQTLLFSATMPGQVISLARRYMSQPTHIRAAAPDDTGTTVANTEQHIFRAHSLDKVEMVARILQADGRGLAMIFCRTKRTAADVADQLTQRGFAAGAVHGDLGQGAREQALRAFRNGKVDVLVCTDVAARGIDVEGVTHVINYQCPEDEKTYLHRIGRTGRAGASGTAVTLVDWDDIPRWQLINKALELSFNEPEETYSTSPHLYELLKIAPGTKGILPRSERTRAGLGAEEVEDLGETGGRGSRSGGRGARPAGRGGSARPEAAEPAAAEEKASRKTRERRRTRRGSSVEGGLVDEAADATAAPAAPQAPAVEGTEDGAAPRRRRRRSRGPASGEGTATEAAAVVAEAAAVEPATAAPAVAEAPAAEEKPKRTRTRSRAKAAAPAEAAAEAGTAPAPAEGAADVEAPAPRRRTRARRPAAAEATPES; encoded by the coding sequence ATGAAGACGACGTTCCGGGACCTGGGGATCCTCCCGGAGACCGCCGAGGCCCTCGAGTCCGTCGGCATCGTCCACCCCTTCCCCATCCAGGAGATGACCCTCCCGGTCGCGCTGACCGGCCACGACGTCATCGGCCAGGCCAAGACCGGCACCGGCAAGACGCTCGGCTTCGGCCTGCCGCTGATCGAGCGGGTCGTCGTGCGCGCCGACGTCGACGCCGGCCGCGCCACCGAGGAGCAGCTCACCGAGTCGCCGCAGGCGCTCATCGTGGTCCCGACCCGCGAGCTGTGCACCCAGGTCACCAACGACCTGCAGACCGCCGGCAAGGTCCGTGACGTCCGCGTCCTGGCCGTCTACGGCGGCCGTGCCTACGAGCCGCAGGTCGAGGCGCTGCGCAAGGGCGTCGACATCGTCGTCGGCACCCCGGGCCGTCTGCTCGACCTGGCCGGCCAGAAGAAGCTGGACCTCTCCAAGGTCCGCTCGCTGGTGCTGGACGAGGCCGACGAGATGCTCGACCTCGGCTTCCTGCCGGACGTCGAGAAGATCATCACCATGCTGCCGGCGAAGCGGCAGACCCTGCTGTTCTCGGCGACCATGCCGGGCCAGGTCATCAGCCTCGCCCGCCGCTACATGAGCCAGCCGACCCACATCCGGGCCGCCGCGCCGGACGACACCGGCACCACCGTCGCCAACACCGAGCAGCACATCTTCCGTGCGCACTCGCTGGACAAGGTGGAGATGGTCGCGCGCATCCTGCAGGCCGACGGCCGCGGGCTGGCGATGATCTTCTGCCGGACCAAGCGGACCGCCGCCGATGTCGCCGACCAGCTCACCCAGCGCGGCTTCGCGGCCGGCGCGGTGCACGGCGACCTCGGGCAGGGCGCCCGCGAGCAGGCGCTGCGGGCGTTCCGCAACGGCAAGGTCGACGTGCTGGTCTGCACCGACGTCGCGGCCCGCGGCATCGACGTCGAGGGCGTCACGCACGTGATCAACTACCAGTGCCCCGAGGACGAGAAGACCTACCTGCACCGGATCGGCCGCACCGGCCGGGCCGGCGCCTCGGGCACCGCGGTCACCCTGGTCGACTGGGACGACATCCCGCGCTGGCAGCTGATCAACAAGGCGCTGGAGCTGTCCTTCAACGAGCCGGAGGAGACCTACTCCACCTCGCCGCACCTCTACGAGCTGCTGAAGATCGCGCCGGGCACCAAGGGCATCCTGCCCCGCTCGGAGCGGACCCGGGCCGGGCTCGGCGCGGAGGAGGTCGAGGACCTCGGCGAGACCGGCGGGCGCGGTTCGCGTTCCGGCGGACGGGGCGCCCGCCCCGCCGGGCGGGGCGGCTCCGCCCGGCCCGAGGCCGCCGAGCCGGCCGCGGCCGAGGAGAAGGCCTCCCGCAAGACCCGTGAGCGCCGGCGGACCCGCCGGGGCAGCTCGGTCGAGGGCGGCCTCGTCGACGAGGCCGCGGACGCCACCGCGGCGCCCGCGGCACCGCAGGCCCCGGCCGTCGAGGGCACCGAGGACGGCGCCGCCCCGCGCCGCCGTCGCCGCCGCTCGCGCGGTCCGGCGTCCGGCGAGGGCACGGCCACCGAGGCCGCCGCCGTCGTCGCCGAGGCCGCCGCGGTCGAGCCGGCCACCGCCGCTCCGGCCGTCGCCGAGGCCCCGGCCGCCGAGGAGAAGCCGAAGCGCACCCGCACCCGCTCGCGGGCCAAGGCCGCGGCTCCGGCCGAGGCCGCCGCCGAGGCGGGCACCGCACCGGCTCCGGCCGAAGGTGCCGCCGACGTCGAGGCCCCGGCCCCGCGCCGCCGCACCCGGGCCCGCCGTCCGGCCGCCGCCGAGGCGACCCCGGAGAGCTGA
- a CDS encoding alpha/beta fold hydrolase — MSTPPFLTLPPSARALRVATARGRFAALRAEPAGAVRGSALLVPGFTGSKEDFIALLEPLAAAGYRVTAVDQRGQYETGGPHDDPAAYTVAALGADVRALTGALAAEGGTGPLHLLGHSFGGQVVREAVLAAATGAAAPGGAPLPWASLTLMSTGPGPIDPAEAERTRLLVEVLPTMGLEEIWQVMQQMEEADGTRARRLPSPEVAAFLHRRWLANVPQALITTGGHLVAAPDRVAELAAAVTAGLPSLVLSGVQDYAWPVPEQTAMAERLGARRVVVADAGHSPNAEQPAATAEALLAHWG; from the coding sequence ATGAGCACGCCGCCGTTCCTCACCCTGCCGCCCTCGGCCCGTGCCCTGCGGGTGGCGACGGCACGCGGGCGGTTCGCGGCGCTGCGGGCCGAGCCCGCCGGGGCGGTGCGGGGCTCGGCCCTGCTGGTGCCCGGCTTCACCGGCAGCAAGGAGGACTTCATCGCGCTGCTGGAGCCGCTCGCGGCGGCCGGCTACCGGGTGACCGCGGTCGACCAGCGCGGCCAGTACGAGACCGGCGGGCCGCACGACGACCCGGCCGCCTACACGGTGGCCGCCCTGGGTGCGGACGTCCGGGCCCTGACCGGGGCCCTGGCGGCCGAGGGCGGCACCGGCCCGCTGCACCTGCTGGGCCACTCCTTCGGCGGCCAGGTGGTGCGCGAGGCCGTCCTGGCCGCGGCGACCGGGGCGGCGGCCCCCGGCGGCGCTCCGCTGCCGTGGGCCTCGCTGACGCTGATGTCCACCGGCCCCGGCCCGATCGATCCGGCCGAGGCGGAGCGGACCCGGCTGCTGGTCGAGGTCCTGCCCACGATGGGCCTGGAGGAGATCTGGCAGGTGATGCAGCAGATGGAGGAGGCCGACGGGACGCGGGCGCGCCGCCTGCCGTCCCCCGAGGTGGCCGCGTTCCTGCACCGCCGCTGGCTGGCGAACGTGCCGCAGGCGCTGATCACCACCGGCGGCCACCTGGTCGCCGCGCCGGACCGGGTGGCCGAGCTGGCCGCCGCGGTCACCGCCGGACTGCCCTCCCTGGTGCTCTCCGGCGTCCAGGACTACGCCTGGCCCGTCCCGGAGCAGACCGCGATGGCCGAGCGGCTGGGGGCCCGCCGGGTGGTCGTCGCGGACGCCGGGCACTCCCCCAACGCCGAGCAGCCGGCCGCCACCGCCGAGGCACTGCTGGCGCACTGGGGCTGA
- a CDS encoding DUF6758 family protein, with product MRGEPSCPRCAGRVRAPGLFSDTWQCDRHGAVHPMQPVLPPSIEALGVAVARSQVPVWLPWPLPVGWLYTGIAHVGDDISGARATAVACSGPAPLGGFGELVLVAEELGVGLGARYAGLSGPDPGESVALYKPADAKLMAAGRPTPMFHVPDAPADRAVFVGEARGLWLWAVAWPEQSALVMYDELVLTDLREAGAELDLLPCGALSPHLLG from the coding sequence ATGAGGGGCGAGCCAAGCTGCCCGAGGTGCGCCGGTCGGGTCCGCGCTCCCGGTCTGTTCTCAGACACCTGGCAGTGCGACCGGCACGGAGCCGTGCACCCGATGCAGCCGGTACTGCCCCCGAGCATCGAGGCACTCGGCGTCGCCGTCGCCCGCTCCCAGGTCCCCGTCTGGCTGCCCTGGCCGCTCCCGGTGGGCTGGCTCTACACCGGCATCGCGCACGTCGGCGACGACATCTCCGGCGCCCGGGCCACCGCCGTCGCCTGTTCGGGACCGGCGCCGCTGGGCGGCTTCGGCGAACTCGTGCTGGTGGCCGAGGAACTGGGCGTCGGCCTGGGTGCCCGGTACGCCGGGCTGTCCGGCCCCGACCCGGGCGAGTCGGTGGCCCTCTACAAGCCCGCCGACGCCAAGCTGATGGCGGCCGGCCGGCCGACCCCGATGTTCCACGTGCCGGACGCCCCGGCGGACCGCGCGGTGTTCGTCGGCGAGGCCCGCGGACTCTGGCTCTGGGCCGTCGCCTGGCCCGAGCAGTCCGCGCTGGTGATGTACGACGAACTGGTCCTGACGGACCTGCGGGAGGCCGGCGCGGAGCTGGACCTGCTGCCCTGCGGCGCCCTCTCCCCGCACCTGCTCGGCTGA
- a CDS encoding PHP domain-containing protein has protein sequence MRIDLHAHSNASDGTDTPAELVAAAVGAGLDVVALTDHDTVAGHTEAADAVHALPAGTRLTLVPGAELSCVAGDISMHLLAYLFDPAEPAFAAERELVRTDRFRRGRAIVERCRELGADISWEQVERIAGEGSVGRPHIASALVEAGVVASVSDAFTADWLANGGRADVRKHETDPVTAVRLVRAAGGVPVFAHPGAVKRGQTVSDQVIADLAAAGLAALEVDHIDHDEPTRAHLRGLAAELGLLTTGSSDYHGGRKTVRLGEHTTDPQVYEALVDQATGAKPIGG, from the coding sequence GTGCGCATCGACCTCCACGCCCACAGCAACGCCTCCGACGGCACGGACACCCCGGCCGAACTGGTCGCGGCGGCCGTCGGGGCCGGGCTGGACGTGGTGGCGCTGACCGACCACGACACGGTGGCCGGGCACACCGAGGCGGCGGACGCGGTGCACGCCCTGCCCGCCGGCACCCGGCTGACGCTCGTCCCGGGCGCGGAGCTCTCCTGCGTGGCCGGTGACATCTCGATGCACCTGCTGGCCTACCTCTTCGACCCGGCCGAGCCCGCCTTCGCGGCGGAGCGCGAGCTGGTGCGCACCGACCGGTTCCGCCGGGGCCGGGCGATCGTCGAGCGCTGCCGCGAGCTGGGCGCGGACATCAGCTGGGAGCAGGTGGAGCGGATCGCCGGAGAAGGTTCGGTGGGCCGTCCGCACATCGCCAGCGCGCTGGTCGAGGCGGGCGTGGTGGCCTCGGTGTCGGACGCGTTCACCGCCGACTGGCTGGCCAACGGCGGGCGGGCGGACGTCCGCAAGCACGAGACCGACCCGGTCACGGCGGTCCGGCTGGTCCGGGCGGCCGGCGGGGTGCCGGTCTTCGCCCACCCGGGGGCGGTGAAGCGCGGGCAGACCGTCTCCGACCAGGTGATCGCCGACCTCGCGGCGGCCGGGCTGGCCGCACTGGAGGTCGACCACATCGACCACGACGAGCCGACCCGGGCCCACCTGCGCGGCCTCGCCGCCGAGTTGGGGCTGCTCACCACCGGGTCCAGCGACTACCACGGCGGCCGCAAGACGGTCCGGCTGGGCGAGCACACCACCGACCCCCAGGTGTACGAGGCGCTCGTGGACCAGGCGACCGGGGCCAAGCCGATCGGCGGCTGA
- a CDS encoding suppressor of fused domain protein, whose product MAHDFPLFGDLSGGSAHGPSRTAVLAAVEARLLTTFGEPGGRAAVTFLGADRIEVLRFGPDAEGLVRYATLGMSAAPMADPGAAVADQVRGPRAELVLTIRGGRDGVLRPLATFAATPQVEGLVVAPGGSLDLGAPLWDGAPFTSVLAAEPGGLVEDLELDEPADPVHFLPLLPMTPNEAGWKRVHGAAALQERWLQHGTDLRDPERRGVALD is encoded by the coding sequence ATGGCCCACGACTTCCCGCTCTTCGGCGACCTTTCCGGCGGCAGCGCGCACGGCCCCTCCCGGACGGCGGTCCTGGCCGCCGTCGAGGCCCGGCTGCTCACCACCTTCGGCGAGCCGGGCGGCCGCGCCGCCGTGACCTTCCTCGGTGCCGACCGGATCGAGGTGCTGCGCTTCGGCCCCGACGCCGAGGGACTGGTCCGGTACGCCACGCTCGGCATGTCCGCCGCGCCGATGGCCGACCCGGGCGCCGCGGTCGCCGACCAGGTCCGCGGCCCGCGGGCGGAACTCGTGCTGACGATCCGGGGCGGGCGCGACGGCGTGCTCCGCCCGCTGGCCACCTTCGCGGCGACGCCGCAGGTGGAGGGACTGGTGGTGGCCCCCGGCGGCTCGCTGGACCTCGGGGCTCCGCTGTGGGACGGCGCGCCCTTCACCTCCGTCCTGGCGGCCGAGCCCGGCGGGCTGGTGGAGGACCTGGAGCTGGACGAGCCGGCCGACCCGGTCCACTTCCTGCCGCTGCTGCCGATGACCCCCAACGAGGCGGGCTGGAAGCGGGTGCACGGGGCGGCGGCGCTCCAGGAGCGCTGGCTCCAGCACGGGACCGATCTGCGCGACCCGGAGCGGCGGGGCGTCGCCCTGGACTGA
- the corA gene encoding magnesium/cobalt transporter CorA, with protein MSMINSLRAAVRTNRRRSAAGLFDSIHPGETPSAVVDCAVYQHGRRHGETCSPRDAARLVKASKQLPEGEGSFSWIGLHEPTEAEFEGIAQRFGLHPLAVEDAVHAHQRPKVERYDDVLFAVFKTIRYVDHDQLTPTSEVVETGELMVFAGRDFVITVRHGGHSSLKELRHRLEADADGTGLLAKGPSAVLHAIADHVVDNYMLVADQLQTDVDEIEFEVFSNRGGRGADVGRVYQLKREVLEFKRAVAPLLRPMQQLSEPLQRLVDPEIQKYFRDVADHLARVTEQVHGFDELLNSLLQANLAQVSVAQNEDMRKITAWAAIFAVPTMITGVYGMNFDYMPELHHRYGYPMVLGSVVLICIGMYRGFRRNGWL; from the coding sequence ATGTCGATGATCAACAGCCTGCGCGCAGCCGTCCGCACCAACCGCCGCCGCTCCGCGGCCGGCCTGTTCGACTCCATCCACCCGGGTGAGACCCCGTCGGCGGTGGTGGACTGCGCGGTCTACCAGCACGGCCGCCGGCACGGCGAGACCTGCAGCCCGCGCGATGCCGCCCGGCTGGTCAAGGCCTCGAAGCAACTGCCGGAGGGCGAGGGCTCGTTCAGCTGGATCGGGCTGCACGAGCCGACCGAGGCGGAGTTCGAGGGCATCGCCCAGCGCTTCGGGCTGCACCCGCTGGCGGTGGAGGACGCGGTGCACGCGCACCAGCGGCCGAAGGTCGAGCGGTACGACGACGTGCTGTTCGCGGTGTTCAAGACGATCCGGTACGTCGACCACGACCAGCTGACCCCGACCAGCGAGGTGGTCGAGACCGGTGAGCTGATGGTGTTCGCCGGGCGGGACTTCGTGATCACCGTGCGGCACGGCGGGCACAGCTCGCTCAAGGAGCTGCGGCACCGGCTGGAGGCCGACGCGGACGGCACCGGACTGCTGGCCAAGGGCCCGTCGGCGGTGCTGCACGCGATCGCCGACCACGTGGTGGACAACTACATGCTGGTCGCGGACCAGTTGCAGACCGACGTGGACGAGATCGAGTTCGAGGTGTTCTCCAACCGGGGCGGCCGGGGCGCGGACGTCGGGCGGGTCTACCAGCTCAAGCGCGAGGTGCTGGAGTTCAAGCGGGCGGTGGCACCGCTGCTGCGGCCGATGCAGCAGCTGTCCGAGCCGCTGCAGCGACTGGTCGACCCGGAGATCCAGAAGTACTTCCGGGACGTCGCGGACCACCTGGCCCGGGTCACCGAGCAGGTGCACGGCTTCGACGAGCTGCTGAACTCGCTGCTCCAGGCCAATCTGGCGCAGGTCTCGGTGGCGCAGAACGAGGACATGCGCAAGATCACCGCCTGGGCGGCGATCTTCGCGGTGCCCACCATGATCACCGGCGTGTACGGGATGAACTTCGACTACATGCCCGAGCTGCACCACCGCTACGGCTACCCGATGGTGCTCGGCAGCGTGGTGCTGATCTGCATCGGCATGTACCGGGGCTTCCGCCGCAACGGCTGGCTGTAG
- a CDS encoding DMT family transporter, which translates to MLLLAVSVGAISLSAPLISATAAPALAIAFWRNLMSVGVLGPYALLRHRAELRAVPRRALLLAAAAGVLLAVHFALWMPSLRMTSVASATALVTTTPLWTIVLMRLLGVRAPRMVWLGTVTAFAGVLVLTGVDLSLSPRALAGDALALGAGLAAAGYMLLGAEVRRTVSTTAYTLVCYATTAAVLLVVCLVAGTPLSGWSAGAWWQIVLLMATAQLLGHSLSNRVLRTLGPSVTSTAILLETPGAALIAAFWLGQWPPAAAYPAVVLILLGLVVVARADRK; encoded by the coding sequence CTGCTGCTGCTGGCCGTCTCGGTCGGCGCGATCTCGCTCTCCGCCCCGCTGATCAGTGCCACCGCCGCACCCGCCCTGGCCATCGCCTTCTGGCGCAACCTCATGTCGGTCGGCGTGCTCGGCCCCTACGCGCTGCTGCGCCACCGGGCCGAACTGCGTGCCGTCCCCAGGCGCGCGCTGCTGCTGGCCGCGGCGGCCGGGGTGCTGCTCGCCGTCCACTTCGCGCTGTGGATGCCCAGCCTTCGGATGACCTCGGTGGCCTCCGCGACCGCGCTGGTCACCACCACCCCGCTGTGGACGATCGTGCTGATGCGGCTGCTCGGGGTGCGGGCGCCCCGGATGGTGTGGCTCGGCACGGTGACCGCCTTCGCCGGTGTCCTGGTGCTCACCGGCGTGGACCTGTCGCTCTCGCCGCGGGCCCTGGCCGGTGACGCCCTGGCGCTCGGCGCGGGTCTCGCCGCGGCCGGCTACATGCTGCTCGGGGCCGAGGTCCGGCGGACCGTCAGCACCACCGCGTACACCCTGGTCTGCTACGCCACCACGGCGGCCGTACTGCTCGTGGTCTGCCTGGTCGCCGGGACGCCGCTGTCCGGCTGGTCCGCCGGCGCGTGGTGGCAGATCGTGCTGCTGATGGCCACCGCCCAGCTGCTCGGCCACTCGCTCAGCAACCGGGTGCTGCGCACCCTGGGCCCCTCGGTGACCTCCACCGCGATCCTGCTGGAGACCCCGGGGGCCGCGCTGATCGCCGCGTTCTGGCTGGGCCAGTGGCCGCCGGCCGCCGCCTACCCGGCGGTGGTGCTGATCCTGCTCGGTCTGGTCGTGGTCGCCCGGGCCGACCGGAAGTAG
- a CDS encoding CBS domain-containing protein, which yields MAGPGSRVFISHLSGIAVFDPNGDQVGRVRDVVVALRTGGRQPRVLGLLVEVVARRRIFLPMTRVTSLESGQVITTGVINMRRFEQRPAETLVLAELLDRTVTWTKTGQEVTVLDVAMTQTRLREWEIGKVFVQVGRVGRLRKARGETVTLDWQDVTGFTLPEEDQGAANLLATFDQLRAADLASVMHHLSAKRRAEVAAALDDERLADVLEELPEDDQVEIIGKLKDERAADVLEAMDPDDAADLLSELPGDEAERLLQLMEPDEAEPVRRLLSYEENTAGGLMTTEPIVLEPDATVAEALARVRVSDHKPALAAQVFVCRPPNETPTGKYLGTVHFQRLLREPPYTLVGSLVDDDLDPLPPDTPLSLITSYLATYNMVAAPVVDEADHLVGAVTVDDVLDHLLPEDWREAALHGGPAEDGADGRDEREVTGGR from the coding sequence ATGGCAGGACCAGGCAGCCGCGTCTTCATCTCGCACCTGTCCGGCATCGCCGTCTTCGACCCGAACGGCGACCAGGTCGGCCGGGTCCGGGACGTCGTGGTCGCCCTGCGGACCGGCGGCCGCCAGCCCCGGGTGCTCGGCCTGCTCGTCGAGGTGGTCGCCCGGCGCCGGATCTTCCTCCCGATGACCCGGGTGACCAGCCTGGAGTCCGGCCAGGTCATCACCACCGGCGTGATCAACATGCGCCGCTTCGAGCAGCGCCCCGCCGAGACCCTCGTGCTCGCCGAACTGCTCGACCGCACCGTCACCTGGACCAAGACCGGCCAGGAGGTCACCGTCCTGGACGTCGCGATGACCCAGACCCGGCTCCGCGAGTGGGAGATCGGCAAGGTCTTCGTCCAGGTCGGCCGGGTCGGCCGGCTGCGCAAGGCCCGCGGCGAGACCGTCACCCTGGACTGGCAGGACGTCACCGGCTTCACCCTGCCCGAGGAGGACCAGGGCGCCGCCAACCTGCTCGCCACCTTCGACCAGCTGCGCGCCGCCGACCTCGCCAGCGTGATGCACCACCTCTCCGCCAAGCGCCGCGCCGAGGTCGCCGCCGCGCTCGACGACGAACGGCTCGCCGACGTCCTGGAGGAGCTGCCCGAGGACGACCAGGTCGAGATCATCGGCAAGCTGAAGGACGAACGGGCCGCCGACGTCCTGGAGGCGATGGACCCGGACGACGCCGCCGACCTGCTCTCCGAACTGCCCGGCGACGAGGCCGAGCGGCTGCTCCAGCTGATGGAGCCGGACGAGGCCGAGCCGGTCCGCCGTCTGCTGAGCTACGAGGAGAACACCGCCGGCGGCCTGATGACCACCGAGCCGATCGTGCTGGAGCCGGACGCCACCGTGGCCGAGGCGCTGGCCCGGGTCCGGGTCTCCGACCACAAGCCGGCGCTGGCCGCGCAGGTCTTCGTCTGCCGCCCGCCGAACGAGACCCCGACCGGCAAGTACCTGGGCACCGTGCACTTCCAGCGGCTGCTGCGCGAGCCCCCGTACACCCTGGTCGGCTCGCTGGTCGACGACGACCTCGACCCGCTGCCGCCGGACACCCCGCTGTCGCTGATCACCAGCTACCTGGCCACGTACAACATGGTCGCCGCGCCGGTCGTCGACGAGGCGGACCACCTGGTCGGCGCCGTCACCGTGGACGACGTGCTCGACCACCTGCTGCCGGAGGACTGGCGGGAGGCCGCGCTGCACGGCGGTCCGGCCGAGGACGGCGCCGACGGACGGGACGAGAGGGAGGTGACCGGTGGACGCTGA
- a CDS encoding DUF1003 domain-containing protein: MRAREGARDRRTEPAPSGSSARSRLDQPRTARTGLINLPAYDPEAFGKLSERIARFLGTGRFIVWMTVVIILWVAWNTLLPDVVRFDDYPFIFLTLMLSLQASYAAPLILLAQNRQDNRDRVNMEQDRARSDRNIADTEYLTREVAALRQGLGEVATRAFIASELGSVRSEIQSLLKEIDERQEAPRTL; encoded by the coding sequence CTGCGCGCCCGCGAGGGCGCCAGGGACCGCCGGACCGAGCCCGCCCCCTCGGGGTCGTCCGCCCGCAGCCGGCTGGACCAGCCGCGCACCGCCCGCACCGGTCTGATCAACCTGCCGGCCTACGACCCGGAGGCCTTCGGCAAGCTCTCCGAACGGATCGCCCGCTTCCTCGGCACCGGACGGTTCATCGTCTGGATGACCGTGGTGATCATCCTCTGGGTCGCCTGGAACACCCTGCTGCCCGACGTGGTCCGGTTCGACGACTACCCCTTCATCTTCCTCACCCTGATGCTCTCGCTCCAGGCCTCCTACGCGGCGCCGCTGATCCTGCTCGCGCAGAACCGCCAGGACAACCGGGACCGCGTCAACATGGAGCAGGACCGGGCCCGCAGCGACCGCAACATCGCCGACACCGAGTACCTCACCCGCGAGGTCGCCGCCCTGCGCCAGGGCCTCGGCGAGGTCGCCACCCGGGCCTTCATCGCCTCCGAGCTGGGCAGCGTCCGCTCCGAGATCCAGTCGCTGCTCAAGGAGATCGACGAGCGGCAGGAGGCCCCCAGGACGCTGTGA
- a CDS encoding Mrp/NBP35 family ATP-binding protein produces MANETEVAAGVTEESVRQALSTVNDPEINRPITEIGMVKSVGIGEDGAVRVAVYLTVSGCPMRDTITARVREAVGRVPGVTGVEVELDVMSDEQRKELSQLLRGGAPEREIPFAKPGTLTRVYAVASGKGGVGKSSVTVNLAAAMAADGLKVAVVDADIYGHSVPRMLGVEGRPTQVQDMIMPPQANGVKVISIGMFTPGNAPVVWRGPMLHRALQQFLADVYWGDLDVLLLDLPPGTGDIAISVAQLVPNAEILIVTTPQMAAAEVAERAGTIAVQTHQKIVGVIENMSGMPCPHCDEMIDVFGTGGGQTVADALTRTVGATVPVLGSIPIDVRLREGGDDGRPVVLAAPDSPAGTALRAVAGKLGGRQRGLSGLSLGLTPKNKF; encoded by the coding sequence ATGGCCAACGAGACAGAGGTCGCGGCCGGCGTCACGGAAGAGTCCGTACGCCAGGCGCTGTCGACCGTCAACGACCCGGAGATCAACCGCCCGATCACCGAGATCGGCATGGTGAAATCGGTCGGGATCGGCGAGGACGGCGCCGTACGGGTCGCGGTCTACCTGACCGTCTCCGGCTGTCCGATGCGCGACACCATCACCGCCCGGGTCCGCGAGGCCGTCGGCCGCGTCCCCGGCGTGACCGGGGTCGAGGTCGAGCTCGACGTGATGAGCGACGAGCAGCGCAAGGAGCTCTCCCAGCTGCTGCGCGGCGGCGCCCCCGAGCGCGAGATCCCGTTCGCCAAGCCCGGCACCCTCACCCGTGTCTACGCCGTCGCCTCCGGCAAGGGCGGCGTCGGCAAGTCCTCGGTGACCGTCAACCTCGCGGCCGCGATGGCCGCCGACGGCCTGAAGGTCGCCGTCGTGGACGCCGACATCTACGGCCACAGCGTGCCCCGCATGCTGGGCGTCGAGGGCCGGCCCACCCAGGTCCAGGACATGATCATGCCGCCGCAGGCGAACGGCGTGAAGGTCATCTCGATCGGCATGTTCACCCCGGGCAACGCGCCGGTGGTCTGGCGCGGCCCGATGCTGCACCGCGCGCTGCAGCAGTTCCTGGCCGACGTCTACTGGGGCGACCTCGACGTCCTGCTGCTGGACCTGCCGCCCGGCACCGGTGACATCGCCATCTCGGTCGCCCAGCTGGTCCCCAACGCGGAGATCCTGATCGTCACCACCCCGCAGATGGCCGCGGCGGAGGTCGCCGAGCGGGCCGGCACCATCGCGGTGCAGACCCACCAGAAGATCGTCGGCGTGATCGAGAACATGTCCGGCATGCCCTGTCCGCACTGCGACGAGATGATCGACGTCTTCGGCACCGGCGGCGGCCAGACCGTCGCCGACGCGCTGACCCGCACCGTCGGCGCCACCGTCCCCGTGCTCGGCTCGATCCCGATCGACGTCCGCCTGCGCGAGGGCGGCGACGACGGCCGCCCGGTCGTCCTGGCCGCCCCCGACTCCCCGGCCGGCACCGCCCTGCGCGCCGTCGCCGGCAAGCTCGGCGGCCGCCAGCGCGGCCTCTCCGGCCTCTCCCTGGGCCTCACCCCGAAGAACAAGTTCTGA